The Streptomyces seoulensis genome contains a region encoding:
- a CDS encoding TetR/AcrR family transcriptional regulator: MSLAADRPAQPAPARGRPRSEAVERAIIEGVMKLLEDGVPLADLSIERVARTAGVGKATIYRRWSGKEELFVDVMRAAEPPDPELPGTSMRDDLVVLLETLRRRGLVSRSSAIMHNVYVQAKCSPRIWAAYEAGVIAPRRALALDVLRRGQRDGELRTDLDVELANDMFVGAMLVRTVLRPEADLPEGLAEEIVDTLLAGLRPVSPAVP, translated from the coding sequence GTGAGCCTTGCCGCAGACCGGCCCGCGCAGCCCGCCCCCGCACGGGGCAGGCCCCGCAGCGAGGCCGTGGAACGAGCCATCATCGAGGGCGTGATGAAGCTCCTGGAGGACGGCGTACCCCTGGCCGACCTCTCCATCGAGCGGGTCGCGCGCACCGCCGGGGTCGGCAAGGCCACCATCTACCGCCGCTGGAGCGGCAAGGAGGAACTGTTCGTCGACGTCATGCGCGCCGCCGAACCTCCCGACCCGGAACTCCCCGGCACCTCCATGCGCGACGACCTCGTCGTCCTGCTGGAGACCCTGCGCCGCCGGGGCCTGGTCAGCCGCTCCTCGGCGATCATGCACAACGTCTACGTCCAGGCGAAGTGCAGCCCGAGGATCTGGGCCGCCTACGAGGCGGGCGTGATAGCTCCCCGCCGCGCCCTCGCCCTGGACGTGCTGCGCCGGGGCCAGCGCGACGGCGAACTGCGCACCGACCTCGACGTGGAACTGGCCAACGACATGTTCGTCGGCGCCATGCTGGTGCGCACCGTCCTGCGCCCCGAAGCCGACCTGCCCGAGGGGCTCGCCGAGGAGATCGTCGACACTCTTCTCGCCGGCCTACGCCCCGTCAGTCCTGCGGTTCCCTAG